In the genome of Streptomyces sp. SAI-127, the window GAGCCGTGGTGGTCGCGGCGGCGGGGCTGCTGGGTCTGGCGGCCCGCGCGGTCGGCCAGTCGCCGGTCGTCGGCGAGATCCTGGCCGGCCTGCTGCTCGGACCCTCGGTGTTCGGGGCGCTGGCACCCGGTCTCTCCAAGGAGGTGTTCCCCGCCGCGGTGACGCCGATCATGAACAACCTGGCGCAGGTCGGCGTGGTCTTCTTCATGTTCCTGATCGGCCTGGAGATGCCGTTGACCATGCTGCGCAGACTCGGCGGCAAGGTGCTCTCCGCGGGGCACGCGGCGCTCGCCGTGCCCTTCCTGCTGGGCATGCTCGCCGCGCTGCGACTGCGCGACGAGTACCAGCCCGACGGAGTCCACACCGGGCCCTTCCTCCTGTTCGTGGCGCTGTCGGTGTCGGTCACCGCGTTCCCGGTGCTGGCCCGGATCCTCGCCGACCGGGGCCTGATAGGCACCCGGCTGGGCGCGATGGGCCTGGCCATGGCCGGTGTCGGCGACGTCACCGCCTGGTGTGCGCTGGGCGTGGTGGTCGCCGAGGTGCGCAGCGACTCGCCGCTCGGTGTGCTGGTCGCCGTGGCCGAGGTGGTGGCCTTCACCCTGGTGCTGTGGTTCGCGGTGCGCCCGGCGCTGGCGCACGTGCTGCGGGTGCTGGAGAGCCGGCACAGCGGGGCGCTGCCGGTCGGCACCCTGATCACCTTCTTCGTACTGATCTGCGCGGTGACCACCAACGTGCTCGGGGTACACGCGATCTTCGGCGCCTTCCTGGCGGGCGTGGTCATGCCGCGCTCCTCCCGGACGGTGCGGGACTTCGCGCACCGGACCGAGGGCCTGGCGCTGTGGCTGCTGCTGCCGTTCTTCTTCGCCGCGGTGGGCCTGCAGACCCGGCTGCAGTCGGTGTTCTCGCTCTCGGCGCTCGGCGTACTTGCCCTGGTGCTGCTGGTGGCGGTGGCCGGCAAGATCGGCGGGACGTTCGCGGCGGCCCGGTTGGCCGGTGAGGGCAACCGGGAGTCGCTGGGGCTCGGCGTGATGATGAACTGCCGTGGCCTGACGGAGCTGGTGGTGCTCAACGTCGGTCTGTCGCTGGGGGTGATCGACTCCCGGCTGTTCGCGGTGCTGGTGGTGATGACCCTGGTGACCACTGTGGCCACCGACCCGTTGCTGCGTCTGCTGCGGCTCGACCGGCTCTCGCAGACCCCTGGAGGCGGCTTGCTCCCGGTCGAAGCCCCCTCCCAGACTCAGGGAACGGCCGGGACACGTCAGCCATGAGAAACGGGGCGGGATCCGATGCTTGACGAAGACACCACACATCCGACGAGTCCGACGAGTGCGATGCGCCGGAGCGTCGACACACTGCAGGAGCTCAAACAGCTCGTCCTGGACGGGCCCAGTCCGGAGGCCACCGAACGGCAGCACGCCAAAGGGAAACTGACGGCGCGTGAGCGGATCGCCGTACTCCTCGACAAGGGCTCCTTCCAGGAGGTCGAGGCGCTGCGGCGGCACCGGGCCACCGGGTTCGGGCTGGAGGGCAACCGTCCGCACACCGATGGTGTGATCACCGGGTGGGGGACGGTGGAGGGCCGCACGGTGTTCGTGTACGCCCACGACTTCCGGCTGTTCGGCGGTGCGCTGGGCGAGGCGCACGCCCAGAAGATCCACAAGATCATGGACCTGGCGATCGCCGCGGGCGCCCCGCTGGTGTCGCTGAACGACGGCGCCGGAGCCCGGATCCAGGAGGGCGTGTCCGCACTGGCCGGCTACGGCGGGATCTTCCAGCGCAACACCCGTGCCTCCGGGGTGATCCCGCAGATCTCGGTGATGCTCGGCCCGTGCGCCGGCGGCGCGGCCTACTCGCCGGCGCTGACCGACTACGTCTTCATGGTCCGCGAGACCTCCCAGATGTTCATCACCGGCCCGGACGTCGTACAGGCCGTCACCGGCGAGAAGATCACCCAGAACGGCCTCGGCGGGGCCGATGTGCACGCCGAGCTGTCGGGCGTGGCGCACTTCGTCTACGACGACGAGCAGACCTGCCTGGAGGAGGTGCGCTATCTGCTGTCCCTGCTGCCGCAGAACAACCGGGAGCAACCGCCGGCGGTGGTCACCGACGACCCAACCGACCGGCGCGGCGAGGCGCTGTACGAACTGGTGCCCAGCGACGGAAACCGGCCCTACGACATGCGGGCGGTGATCGAGGAACTGGTCGACGACGGGGTGCACCTCGAGGTGCACGAGCGCTGGGCGACCAACGTGATCTGCACCCTGGCGCGGCTGGGCGGGCGGGCGGTGGGCATCGTCGCCAACCAGCCGCGCTCACTGGCCGGCGTGCTGGACATCAAGAGTTCGCAGAAGGCGGCCGGATTCGTGCAGACCTGCGACTCCTTCAACATCCCGATCGTCACCCTGGTCGACGTGCCGGGCTTCCTGCCGGGCGTCGACCAGGAGCACGACGGCATCATCCGGCACGGCGCCAAGCTGCTGTACGCGTACTGCAACGCGACGGTGCCCCGGATCTCCGTGGTGCTGCGCAAGGCCTACGGCGGCGCCTACATCGTGCTGGACTCGCGTTCCATCGGCGCGGACCTGGCGCTGGCCTGGCCGACGAACGAGATCGCCGTGATGGGCGCCGACGGCGCCGCAGGCGTGATCTTCCGGCGGGAGATCGCCGCCGCCGAGGACCCGGAGGCGGTGCGCAAGGCGCGCACCGAGGAGTACCGGACCGAGCTGATGCACCCGTACTACGCGGCCGAGCGCGGCCTGGTGGACGATGTCATCGACCCGGCCGATACCCGGGCAGTGCTGGTGCGGGGCCTGGAGATGCTCGCCACCAAGGACGCCGACCTGCCGATGCGCAAGCACGGCAACCCGCCGCAGTGACCGGGCCCGCCGCCGAGGAGCGGCTTCTGGTGCGGATCGAGCGGGGGCGGCCGACGGCTGAGGAGACGGCGGCGTTGACCGCAGCGCTGTTGGTGGTCGCGGCGGCCCGTGCCGCGGAGGTCCGGCCGAGTTCGTCGGGGCCTGGTGCGGCTCGTTGGTACCGCTGGGAGCGCACCGCCGGGTTCCGGCCGGGGCACAGTTGGCGTCTGGCCCGGTGACCGGGCCCGCCTCCGAGGAGCGGTTCCTGGTGCGGGTCGAGCGGGGGCGGCCGACGGCTGAGGAGACGGCGGCGTTGACCGCGGCGCTGTTGGTGGTCGCGGCGGCCCGTGCCGCTGAGGTCCGGCCGAGTTCGTCGGGGCCTGGTGCGGCTCGTTGGTATCGCTGGGAGCGCACCGCCGGGTTCCGGCCGGGGCATAGCTGGCGTCTGGCCCGGTGACCGGGCCCGCCGCGGAGGTCCGGCCGAGCTCGTCGGGGCCTGGTACGGCTCGTTGGTACCGGTGGGAGCGCACGGCGGCGTTCCGGCCGGGGCACAGTTGGCGTCTGGCCCGCTGATCAGGTCCGCTTCGAGTGGCCGTCGAGCGGCCCGGACGACAGTGGCCGTATGGCAGCTTTCACCGGTGCACCGAGACTCGAAGAGATCGCCGAAGGGGTCCACGCCTTCCTGCAGCCCGACGGCGGCTGGTGCCTCAACAACGCGG includes:
- a CDS encoding cation:proton antiporter, yielding MTHDPTSSLVNEPGGDPPRFHGAARALISYGLLVLVPVALALLLLRYGVDHPAKEITGATKAAEPADLVGQVLVAGAVVVAAAGLLGLAARAVGQSPVVGEILAGLLLGPSVFGALAPGLSKEVFPAAVTPIMNNLAQVGVVFFMFLIGLEMPLTMLRRLGGKVLSAGHAALAVPFLLGMLAALRLRDEYQPDGVHTGPFLLFVALSVSVTAFPVLARILADRGLIGTRLGAMGLAMAGVGDVTAWCALGVVVAEVRSDSPLGVLVAVAEVVAFTLVLWFAVRPALAHVLRVLESRHSGALPVGTLITFFVLICAVTTNVLGVHAIFGAFLAGVVMPRSSRTVRDFAHRTEGLALWLLLPFFFAAVGLQTRLQSVFSLSALGVLALVLLVAVAGKIGGTFAAARLAGEGNRESLGLGVMMNCRGLTELVVLNVGLSLGVIDSRLFAVLVVMTLVTTVATDPLLRLLRLDRLSQTPGGGLLPVEAPSQTQGTAGTRQP
- a CDS encoding acyl-CoA carboxylase subunit beta — its product is MRRSVDTLQELKQLVLDGPSPEATERQHAKGKLTARERIAVLLDKGSFQEVEALRRHRATGFGLEGNRPHTDGVITGWGTVEGRTVFVYAHDFRLFGGALGEAHAQKIHKIMDLAIAAGAPLVSLNDGAGARIQEGVSALAGYGGIFQRNTRASGVIPQISVMLGPCAGGAAYSPALTDYVFMVRETSQMFITGPDVVQAVTGEKITQNGLGGADVHAELSGVAHFVYDDEQTCLEEVRYLLSLLPQNNREQPPAVVTDDPTDRRGEALYELVPSDGNRPYDMRAVIEELVDDGVHLEVHERWATNVICTLARLGGRAVGIVANQPRSLAGVLDIKSSQKAAGFVQTCDSFNIPIVTLVDVPGFLPGVDQEHDGIIRHGAKLLYAYCNATVPRISVVLRKAYGGAYIVLDSRSIGADLALAWPTNEIAVMGADGAAGVIFRREIAAAEDPEAVRKARTEEYRTELMHPYYAAERGLVDDVIDPADTRAVLVRGLEMLATKDADLPMRKHGNPPQ
- a CDS encoding acyl-CoA carboxylase epsilon subunit, whose amino-acid sequence is MTGPAAEERLLVRIERGRPTAEETAALTAALLVVAAARAAEVRPSSSGPGAARWYRWERTAGFRPGHSWRLAR
- a CDS encoding acyl-CoA carboxylase epsilon subunit, translating into MRVERGRPTAEETAALTAALLVVAAARAAEVRPSSSGPGAARWYRWERTAGFRPGHSWRLAR